A window of Macrotis lagotis isolate mMagLag1 chromosome X, bilby.v1.9.chrom.fasta, whole genome shotgun sequence contains these coding sequences:
- the ZMYM3 gene encoding zinc finger MYM-type protein 3 isoform X1: MDPSDFSNSFDSLALPEKPLAGDLPVDMEFGEDLLGSQTAPSQSWTPPGPPPTTEALDLLATPAGLEKDPGVLDGATELLGLGGLLYKAPSPQEVVHSPEGPLGWASGEQPLETAPRGQAPEVAPPDPGAEANPALTEELLEPMASDSLLHLEEEAPSTTARRKGPSGQEEELLQGQPPSPNAPPSPSVGEAQGDGLGGSKTQPSPAAHPSLPGDGQTEKNSEQPPEKEQKRSERARRVEAPKPETVDSSESIPVSDEDSDAMVDDPNDEDFVPFRPRRSPRMSLRTNLAPRTARSAGTKMTCAHCRTPLQKGQTAYQRKGLPQLFCSSTCLTTFSKKPLGKKTCTFCKKEIWNTKDSVVAQTGTGGSFHEFCTSVCLSLYEAQQRPVPPAVDASDATRCSICQKSGEILHEVSNGSVVHRLCSDSCFTKFRANKGLKTNCCDQCGAYIYSKGGGGPPPELLFHEGQQKRFCSPACLGGYKKKNTRVYPCVWCKTLCKNFEMLSHVDRNGKTGLFCSLCCTTSHKVKQAGLAGPPRPCSFCRRSLSDPCYYNKTDRTVYQFCSPSCWTKFQRTNPEGGIHLSCHYCHSLFSGKPEILDWQDQVFQFCCRDCCEDFKRLRGVVSQCEHCRQEKLLHEKLRFSGVEKSFCSEGCVLLYKQDFTKKLGLCCITCTYCSQTCQRAVTEQLDGSTWDFCSEDCKSKYLLWYRKAARCHACKRQGKLLETIHWRGQIRHFCNQQCLLRFYSQQNQPNLDTQSGPESLLNSQSPEPKAPGPSQPKATSSTTASATATATTAAASTKSRSVPTEPTPPPPPPSMPRKNKAAMCKPLMQNRGVSCKVDMRSKGCQTDQEWKPQVIVLPVPVPIFIPVPMHLYSQKVPVPLSLPIPVPVPMFLPTTLESTDKIVETIEELKVKIPSNPLEADILAMAEMIAEAEELDKASSDLCDLVSNQSTEGLLEDCDLFGPARDDVLAMAVKMANVLDEPGQDLEADFPKNPLDINPSVDFLFDCGLVGPEDVSTDQDLPRAIRKGQKRLVLSESCSRDSMSSQPSCTALNYSYGVNAWKCWVQSKYAGGESSKGEELRFGPKPMRIKEDILACTAAELNYGLAQFVREITRPNGERYEPDSIYYLCLGIQQYLLENNRMVNIFTDLYYLTFVQELNKALSSWQPTILPNNSVFSRVEEEHLWECKQLGVYSPFVLLNTLMFFNTKFFGLQTAEEHMQLSFTNVVRQSRKCTTARGTTKVVSIRYYAPARQRKSRDTSSGKRKREEELPVLEQRENRMNPLRCPVKFYEFYLSKCPESLRSRNDVFYLQPERSCIAESPLWYSVIPMDRSMLESMLNRILAVREIYEDPGRPGEEDLD, encoded by the exons ATGGACCCCAGCGATTTCTCCAATTCCTTTGACTCCCTGGCCCTGCCCGAGAAGCCCCTGGCGGGAGACCTCCCAGTGGACATGGAGTTCGGAGAAGATCTGCTGGGCTCCCAGACTGCCCCGAGCCAGAGCTGGACTCCTCCTGGCCCACCACCTACCACTGAGGCCCTTGACTTGCTGGCTACCCCTGCTGGCCTGGAAAAAGACCCTGGGGTTCTAGACGGGGCCACGGAGCTCCTGGGCCTCGGGGGGCTCCTCTACAAAGCACCCTCTCCTCAAGAGGTTGTACACAGTCCCGAAGGCCCATTGGGTTGGGCTTCAGGGGAACAGCCCCTCGAAACTGCCCCCAGAGGACAGGCCCCTGAAGTAGCACCACCTGATCCCGGGGCTGAGGCAAACCCTGCCCTGACAGAGGAGCTCCTGGAGCCCATGGCTTCTGATTCACTGCTCCATCTGGAAGAAGAGGCCCCCTCCACCACTGCTAGAAGAAAGGGCCCCTCAGGGCAGGAAGAAGAGCTTCTGCAAGGGCAGCCCCCAAGCCCGAATGCTCCACCTAGCCCCTCTGTGGGGGAAGCCCAGGGGGATGGACTCGGTGGCTCCAAGACCCAGCCCAGCCCCGCAGCACACCCCTCCTTGCCAG GGGATGGCCAGACTGAGAAGAACAGTGAACAGCCTCCTGAGAAG gAACAGAAGAGAAGTGAACGTGCTCGCAGAGTGGAGGCACCCAAACCAGAGACAGTGGACTCTTCAGAGAGTA TCCCAGTGTCAGATGAGGACTCTGACGCTATGGTGGATGACCCCAACGATGAAGACTTTGTACCTTTTCGGCCGAGGCGTTCTCCCCGAATGTCCCTGCGGACCAATTTGGCACCCCGGACTGCCCGCTCAGCAGGCACCAAGATGACCTGTGCCCATTGCCGGACCCCACTACAGAAGGGGCAGACTGCCTACCAGCGCAAAGGGCTCCCCCAGCTCTTCTGCTCCTCTACCTGCCTCACCACATTCTCCAAGAAACCTCTCGGCAAAAAAACCTGCACTTTCTGCAAGAA GGAAATCTGGAACACCAAGGACTCAGTTGTGGCCCAGACTGGGACAGGAGGTTCCTTCCATGAGTTTTGTACATCTGTCTGCCTCTCCCTGTATGAGGCCCAGCAACGGCCAGTGCCCCCGGCGGTTGATGCATCGGATGCCACCCGCTGCAGCATCTGTCAGAAATCTGGAGAG ATCCTCCATGAGGTCAGCAATGGTAGCGTTGTGCACAGACTTTGCAGCGACTCATGTTTCACCAAGTTCCGTGCCAACAAGGGCCTCAAGACCAACTGTTGTGACCAGTGTGGAGCCTACATCTACAGCAAGGGAGGGGGTGGCCCTCCTCCTGAGCTGCTCTTCCATGAGGGTCAGCAGAAGCGCTTCTGCAGCCCAGCTTGCTTAGGGGGCTACAAAAAG AAAAACACCCGAGTATACCCGTGTGTTTGGTGTAAGACGCTCTGTAAGAACTTTGAGATGCTTTCCCATGTGGACCGGAATGGCAAGACGGGCCTTTTCTGTTCTTTATGCTGTACCACCTCCCACAAAGTGAAGCAGGCTGGGCTGGCTG GCCCTCCCCGCCCCTGCAGCTTCTGCCGTCGAAGTCTCTCTGACCCCTGTTACTACAACAAGACCGATCGAACGGTCTACCAATTCTGCAGCCCCAGCTGCTGGACCAAGTTTCAG CGTACAAACCCCGAGGGGGGCATCCATCTGAGCTGTCATTATTGTCACAGCCTGTTCAGTGGCAAACCCGAGATCCTGGATTGGCAG GACCAAGTGTTCCAGTTTTGTTGCCGTGATTGCTGTGAGGACTTCAAGAGGCTTCGGGGTGTGGTGTCTCAGTGTGAGCACTGTCGGCAGGAGAAGCTGCTTCATGAGAAACTGCGCTTCAGTGGGGTGGAGAAGAGCTTCTGTAGTGAAG GCTGTGTGCTGCTCTACAAGCAGGACTTCACAAAGAAACTAGGCCTGTGCTGCATCACCTGCACCTATTGCTCCCAGACCTGCCAGCGTGCGGTCACTGAGCAGCTGGACGGCAGCACTTGGGACTTCTGCAGTGAGGACTGTAAGAGCAAGTACCTGCTCTGGTACCGCAAG GCTGCCCGCTGCCATGCCTGTAAGCGCCAAGGGAAGCTGCTGGAGACAATCCACTGGCGGGGGCAGATTCGACACTTCTGCAACCAGCAGTGTCTGCTTCGCTTCTACAGCCAGCAGAACCAGCCCAACCTGGACACTCAAAGTGGGCCTGAGAGCCTTCTCAaca GTCAGTCTCCAGAGCCTAAAGCCCCTGGACCCTCCCAGCCCAAAGCGACCAGCAGCACCACAGCCTCGGCCACAGCCACGGCCACAACTGCAGCG GCTAGTACAAAAAGCCGCTCGGTCCCAACTGAgcccaccccaccaccaccaccaccttctaTGCCCCGCAAGAACAAAGCGGCCATGTGTAAGCCCCTGATGCAGAATCGGGGTGTGTCCTGCAAGGTGGACATGAGATCCAAGGGGTGTCAGACAG ACCAAGAATGGAAGCCACAGGTGATTGTGTTGCCCGTCCCAGTACCCATCTTTATCCCAGTGCCTATGCATCTGTACAGCCAGAAAGTTCCGGTGCCTTTGTCACTGCCTATCCCA GTTCCTGTGCCCATGTTCCTGCCCACAACTCTGGAGAGCACAGACAAGATTGTGGAGACTATTGAGGAACTGAAAGTGAAAATTCCATCCAACCCTTTGGAAGCTGACATCCTGGCCATGGCAGAAATGATAGCAGAAGCTGAGGAGTTGGACAAGGCCTCATCTGACCTCTGTG ACCTGGTAAGTAACCAGAGTACAGAGGGACTGCTGGAAGATTGTGACCTATTTGGACCAGCAAGGGATGACGTTCTTGCCATGGCAGTGAAGATGGCCAATGTCCTGGATGAACCAGGGCAGGACCTAGAAGCTGATTTCCCCAAAA ATCCCTTGGACATCAACCCCAGTGTGGATTTCCTCTTTGACTGTGGCCTGGTGGGGCCAGAGGACGTCTCCACTGACCAGGACCTGCCCCGAGCCATCCGGAAG GGCCAGAAGCGGCTAGTGCTTTCTGAAAGCTGTTCCCGGGATTCCATGAGCAGCCAACCCAGCTGCACAGCCCTTAACTACTCCTATGGTGTCAATGCCTGGAAATGCTGGGTGCAATCAAAGTATGCGGGTGGGGAGTCGAGCAAGGGCGAGGAGCTACGCTTTGGCC CTAAGCCAATGCGAATCAAAGAAGACATCCTAGCCTGCACAGCTGCTGAGCTCAACTATGGATTGGCCCAGTTTGTAAGAGAGATAACACGGCCCAATGGAGAGCGATACGAACCTGACAGCATCTACTATCTTTGTCTCGGCATCCAACAG TACCTTCTGGAAAACAACCGAATGGTGAACATCTTCACGGACCTTTACTACCTGACCTTTGTCCAAGAGCTCAACAAGGCCCTGAGCAGTTGGCAACCCACGATCCTTCCCAACA ACTCAGTGTTTTCAAGAGTGGAGGAGGAACACCTTTGGGAGTGCAAGCAGCTGGGCGTCTACTCTCCCTTTGTCCTGCTCAACACCCTCATGTTCTTCAATACCAAGTTCTTTGGCCTACAGACGGCAGAGGAACACATGCAGCTGTCCTTCACTAATGTAGTGCGCCAGTCACGCAAGTGCACCACCGCTCGGGGTACCACCAAGGTAGTGAGCATCCGCTACTACGCCCCTGCCCGCCAGCGAAAGAGTCGAG ATACCAGTTCCGGGAAGcggaagagggaagaggaactTCCTGTCTTGGAACAGCGTGAGAATCGTATGAACCCTTTGCGTTGTCCTGTCAAATTCTATGAGTTCTATCTCTCCAAATG CCCTGAGAGCCTGCGGAGTCGCAACGACGTGTTCTACCTTCAGCCTGAGCGGTCTTGCATTGCCGAATCTCCCCTCTGGTACTCTGTGATCCCTATGGACAGGAGCATGCTGGAAAGCATGCTCAACCGTATCCTGGCCGTCCGCGAGATCTACGAAGACCCAGGTCGTCCTGGCGAGGAGGACCTGGATTGA
- the ZMYM3 gene encoding zinc finger MYM-type protein 3 isoform X2, translated as MDPSDFSNSFDSLALPEKPLAGDLPVDMEFGEDLLGSQTAPSQSWTPPGPPPTTEALDLLATPAGLEKDPGVLDGATELLGLGGLLYKAPSPQEVVHSPEGPLGWASGEQPLETAPRGQAPEVAPPDPGAEANPALTEELLEPMASDSLLHLEEEAPSTTARRKGPSGQEEELLQGQPPSPNAPPSPSVGEAQGDGLGGSKTQPSPAAHPSLPGDGQTEKNSEQPPEKEQKRSERARRVEAPKPETVDSSEIPVSDEDSDAMVDDPNDEDFVPFRPRRSPRMSLRTNLAPRTARSAGTKMTCAHCRTPLQKGQTAYQRKGLPQLFCSSTCLTTFSKKPLGKKTCTFCKKEIWNTKDSVVAQTGTGGSFHEFCTSVCLSLYEAQQRPVPPAVDASDATRCSICQKSGEILHEVSNGSVVHRLCSDSCFTKFRANKGLKTNCCDQCGAYIYSKGGGGPPPELLFHEGQQKRFCSPACLGGYKKKNTRVYPCVWCKTLCKNFEMLSHVDRNGKTGLFCSLCCTTSHKVKQAGLAGPPRPCSFCRRSLSDPCYYNKTDRTVYQFCSPSCWTKFQRTNPEGGIHLSCHYCHSLFSGKPEILDWQDQVFQFCCRDCCEDFKRLRGVVSQCEHCRQEKLLHEKLRFSGVEKSFCSEGCVLLYKQDFTKKLGLCCITCTYCSQTCQRAVTEQLDGSTWDFCSEDCKSKYLLWYRKAARCHACKRQGKLLETIHWRGQIRHFCNQQCLLRFYSQQNQPNLDTQSGPESLLNSQSPEPKAPGPSQPKATSSTTASATATATTAAASTKSRSVPTEPTPPPPPPSMPRKNKAAMCKPLMQNRGVSCKVDMRSKGCQTDQEWKPQVIVLPVPVPIFIPVPMHLYSQKVPVPLSLPIPVPVPMFLPTTLESTDKIVETIEELKVKIPSNPLEADILAMAEMIAEAEELDKASSDLCDLVSNQSTEGLLEDCDLFGPARDDVLAMAVKMANVLDEPGQDLEADFPKNPLDINPSVDFLFDCGLVGPEDVSTDQDLPRAIRKGQKRLVLSESCSRDSMSSQPSCTALNYSYGVNAWKCWVQSKYAGGESSKGEELRFGPKPMRIKEDILACTAAELNYGLAQFVREITRPNGERYEPDSIYYLCLGIQQYLLENNRMVNIFTDLYYLTFVQELNKALSSWQPTILPNNSVFSRVEEEHLWECKQLGVYSPFVLLNTLMFFNTKFFGLQTAEEHMQLSFTNVVRQSRKCTTARGTTKVVSIRYYAPARQRKSRDTSSGKRKREEELPVLEQRENRMNPLRCPVKFYEFYLSKCPESLRSRNDVFYLQPERSCIAESPLWYSVIPMDRSMLESMLNRILAVREIYEDPGRPGEEDLD; from the exons ATGGACCCCAGCGATTTCTCCAATTCCTTTGACTCCCTGGCCCTGCCCGAGAAGCCCCTGGCGGGAGACCTCCCAGTGGACATGGAGTTCGGAGAAGATCTGCTGGGCTCCCAGACTGCCCCGAGCCAGAGCTGGACTCCTCCTGGCCCACCACCTACCACTGAGGCCCTTGACTTGCTGGCTACCCCTGCTGGCCTGGAAAAAGACCCTGGGGTTCTAGACGGGGCCACGGAGCTCCTGGGCCTCGGGGGGCTCCTCTACAAAGCACCCTCTCCTCAAGAGGTTGTACACAGTCCCGAAGGCCCATTGGGTTGGGCTTCAGGGGAACAGCCCCTCGAAACTGCCCCCAGAGGACAGGCCCCTGAAGTAGCACCACCTGATCCCGGGGCTGAGGCAAACCCTGCCCTGACAGAGGAGCTCCTGGAGCCCATGGCTTCTGATTCACTGCTCCATCTGGAAGAAGAGGCCCCCTCCACCACTGCTAGAAGAAAGGGCCCCTCAGGGCAGGAAGAAGAGCTTCTGCAAGGGCAGCCCCCAAGCCCGAATGCTCCACCTAGCCCCTCTGTGGGGGAAGCCCAGGGGGATGGACTCGGTGGCTCCAAGACCCAGCCCAGCCCCGCAGCACACCCCTCCTTGCCAG GGGATGGCCAGACTGAGAAGAACAGTGAACAGCCTCCTGAGAAG gAACAGAAGAGAAGTGAACGTGCTCGCAGAGTGGAGGCACCCAAACCAGAGACAGTGGACTCTTCAGAGA TCCCAGTGTCAGATGAGGACTCTGACGCTATGGTGGATGACCCCAACGATGAAGACTTTGTACCTTTTCGGCCGAGGCGTTCTCCCCGAATGTCCCTGCGGACCAATTTGGCACCCCGGACTGCCCGCTCAGCAGGCACCAAGATGACCTGTGCCCATTGCCGGACCCCACTACAGAAGGGGCAGACTGCCTACCAGCGCAAAGGGCTCCCCCAGCTCTTCTGCTCCTCTACCTGCCTCACCACATTCTCCAAGAAACCTCTCGGCAAAAAAACCTGCACTTTCTGCAAGAA GGAAATCTGGAACACCAAGGACTCAGTTGTGGCCCAGACTGGGACAGGAGGTTCCTTCCATGAGTTTTGTACATCTGTCTGCCTCTCCCTGTATGAGGCCCAGCAACGGCCAGTGCCCCCGGCGGTTGATGCATCGGATGCCACCCGCTGCAGCATCTGTCAGAAATCTGGAGAG ATCCTCCATGAGGTCAGCAATGGTAGCGTTGTGCACAGACTTTGCAGCGACTCATGTTTCACCAAGTTCCGTGCCAACAAGGGCCTCAAGACCAACTGTTGTGACCAGTGTGGAGCCTACATCTACAGCAAGGGAGGGGGTGGCCCTCCTCCTGAGCTGCTCTTCCATGAGGGTCAGCAGAAGCGCTTCTGCAGCCCAGCTTGCTTAGGGGGCTACAAAAAG AAAAACACCCGAGTATACCCGTGTGTTTGGTGTAAGACGCTCTGTAAGAACTTTGAGATGCTTTCCCATGTGGACCGGAATGGCAAGACGGGCCTTTTCTGTTCTTTATGCTGTACCACCTCCCACAAAGTGAAGCAGGCTGGGCTGGCTG GCCCTCCCCGCCCCTGCAGCTTCTGCCGTCGAAGTCTCTCTGACCCCTGTTACTACAACAAGACCGATCGAACGGTCTACCAATTCTGCAGCCCCAGCTGCTGGACCAAGTTTCAG CGTACAAACCCCGAGGGGGGCATCCATCTGAGCTGTCATTATTGTCACAGCCTGTTCAGTGGCAAACCCGAGATCCTGGATTGGCAG GACCAAGTGTTCCAGTTTTGTTGCCGTGATTGCTGTGAGGACTTCAAGAGGCTTCGGGGTGTGGTGTCTCAGTGTGAGCACTGTCGGCAGGAGAAGCTGCTTCATGAGAAACTGCGCTTCAGTGGGGTGGAGAAGAGCTTCTGTAGTGAAG GCTGTGTGCTGCTCTACAAGCAGGACTTCACAAAGAAACTAGGCCTGTGCTGCATCACCTGCACCTATTGCTCCCAGACCTGCCAGCGTGCGGTCACTGAGCAGCTGGACGGCAGCACTTGGGACTTCTGCAGTGAGGACTGTAAGAGCAAGTACCTGCTCTGGTACCGCAAG GCTGCCCGCTGCCATGCCTGTAAGCGCCAAGGGAAGCTGCTGGAGACAATCCACTGGCGGGGGCAGATTCGACACTTCTGCAACCAGCAGTGTCTGCTTCGCTTCTACAGCCAGCAGAACCAGCCCAACCTGGACACTCAAAGTGGGCCTGAGAGCCTTCTCAaca GTCAGTCTCCAGAGCCTAAAGCCCCTGGACCCTCCCAGCCCAAAGCGACCAGCAGCACCACAGCCTCGGCCACAGCCACGGCCACAACTGCAGCG GCTAGTACAAAAAGCCGCTCGGTCCCAACTGAgcccaccccaccaccaccaccaccttctaTGCCCCGCAAGAACAAAGCGGCCATGTGTAAGCCCCTGATGCAGAATCGGGGTGTGTCCTGCAAGGTGGACATGAGATCCAAGGGGTGTCAGACAG ACCAAGAATGGAAGCCACAGGTGATTGTGTTGCCCGTCCCAGTACCCATCTTTATCCCAGTGCCTATGCATCTGTACAGCCAGAAAGTTCCGGTGCCTTTGTCACTGCCTATCCCA GTTCCTGTGCCCATGTTCCTGCCCACAACTCTGGAGAGCACAGACAAGATTGTGGAGACTATTGAGGAACTGAAAGTGAAAATTCCATCCAACCCTTTGGAAGCTGACATCCTGGCCATGGCAGAAATGATAGCAGAAGCTGAGGAGTTGGACAAGGCCTCATCTGACCTCTGTG ACCTGGTAAGTAACCAGAGTACAGAGGGACTGCTGGAAGATTGTGACCTATTTGGACCAGCAAGGGATGACGTTCTTGCCATGGCAGTGAAGATGGCCAATGTCCTGGATGAACCAGGGCAGGACCTAGAAGCTGATTTCCCCAAAA ATCCCTTGGACATCAACCCCAGTGTGGATTTCCTCTTTGACTGTGGCCTGGTGGGGCCAGAGGACGTCTCCACTGACCAGGACCTGCCCCGAGCCATCCGGAAG GGCCAGAAGCGGCTAGTGCTTTCTGAAAGCTGTTCCCGGGATTCCATGAGCAGCCAACCCAGCTGCACAGCCCTTAACTACTCCTATGGTGTCAATGCCTGGAAATGCTGGGTGCAATCAAAGTATGCGGGTGGGGAGTCGAGCAAGGGCGAGGAGCTACGCTTTGGCC CTAAGCCAATGCGAATCAAAGAAGACATCCTAGCCTGCACAGCTGCTGAGCTCAACTATGGATTGGCCCAGTTTGTAAGAGAGATAACACGGCCCAATGGAGAGCGATACGAACCTGACAGCATCTACTATCTTTGTCTCGGCATCCAACAG TACCTTCTGGAAAACAACCGAATGGTGAACATCTTCACGGACCTTTACTACCTGACCTTTGTCCAAGAGCTCAACAAGGCCCTGAGCAGTTGGCAACCCACGATCCTTCCCAACA ACTCAGTGTTTTCAAGAGTGGAGGAGGAACACCTTTGGGAGTGCAAGCAGCTGGGCGTCTACTCTCCCTTTGTCCTGCTCAACACCCTCATGTTCTTCAATACCAAGTTCTTTGGCCTACAGACGGCAGAGGAACACATGCAGCTGTCCTTCACTAATGTAGTGCGCCAGTCACGCAAGTGCACCACCGCTCGGGGTACCACCAAGGTAGTGAGCATCCGCTACTACGCCCCTGCCCGCCAGCGAAAGAGTCGAG ATACCAGTTCCGGGAAGcggaagagggaagaggaactTCCTGTCTTGGAACAGCGTGAGAATCGTATGAACCCTTTGCGTTGTCCTGTCAAATTCTATGAGTTCTATCTCTCCAAATG CCCTGAGAGCCTGCGGAGTCGCAACGACGTGTTCTACCTTCAGCCTGAGCGGTCTTGCATTGCCGAATCTCCCCTCTGGTACTCTGTGATCCCTATGGACAGGAGCATGCTGGAAAGCATGCTCAACCGTATCCTGGCCGTCCGCGAGATCTACGAAGACCCAGGTCGTCCTGGCGAGGAGGACCTGGATTGA
- the GJB1 gene encoding gap junction beta-1 protein: MNWTGLYALLSGVNRHSTAIGRVWLSVIFIFRIMVLVVAAESVWGDEKSSFICNTLQPGCNSVCYDHFFPISHVRLWALQLILVSTPALLVAMHVAHQQHMEKKMLRLEGHGDPLHLEEVKRHKVHISGTLWWTYVISVLFRLLFEAVFMYVFYLLYPGYAMVRLVKCDIYPCPNVVDCFVSRPTEKTVFTVFMLAASGICIVLNVAEVVYLIIRACARRAQRRSNPPSRKGSGFGHRLSHECKQNEINKLLSDQDSSLKDILRRSPGSGAGLAEKSDRCSAC, encoded by the coding sequence ATGAACTGGACGGGCCTGTACGCTTTGCTCAGCGGGGTGAACCGGCACTCCACGGCCATCGGGCGCGTCTGGCTCTCGGTCATCTTCATCTTCCGTATCATGGTGCTGGTGGTGGCTGCTGAGAGCGTGTGGGGTGACGAGAAGTCCTCCTTCATCTGCAACACCTTGCAGCCTGGCTGTAACAGCGTCTGCTACGATCACTTCTTCCCCATTTCCCATGTGCGCCTGTGGGCCCTGCAGCTCATCCTGGTGTCCACGCCAGCCCTGCTCGTGGCTATGCACGTGGCCCATCAGCAGCACATGGAGAAGAAGATGCTGCGGTTGGAGGGCCACGGGGACCCCCTGCACCTGGAGGAGGTCAAGCGCCACAAGGTGCACATCTCAGGCACACTCTGGTGGACCTATGTCATCAGCGTGCTCTTCCGTCTGCTCTTTGAGGCCGTCTTCATGTACgtcttctacctgctctacccAGGTTATGCCATGGTCCGCCTGGTCAAGTGTGACATCTACCCTTGCCCCAATGTGGTGGACTGCTTCGTGTCCAGGCCCACTGAGAAGACGGTCTTCACTGTCTTCATGCTGGCCGCCTCAGGGATCTGCATCGTGCTCAATGTGGCCGAGGTGGTCTACCTCATCATCCGGGCCTGTGCCCGCCGGGCTCAGCGCCGCTCCAACCCTCCCTCACGCAAGGGCTCAGGGTTCGGTCACCGACTGTCCCACGAGTGCAAACAGAATGAGATCAACAAGCTGCTCAGTGACCAGGACAGCTCGCTCAAAGACATCCTGCGACGTAGCCCTGGATCAGGGGCTGGCCTGGCTGAGAAGAGTGACCGCTGTTCTGCCTGCTGA